AGATCTGCTATTTTACGGCAACAAAAGGTGGCACCTGCATCGTAGCCAAGACCGACCCCGTATCCGGACAAAGCGCATCATGGTATCCCAATACAACATTGCAGGACATACTGATACACGACTTTGTCATCGATAGCCCCTACAATGAAGGCCTGTACATTGGACATACCGCTACTTATTGGGACTTAATCAGCAACACGCCCTATAATCAGAGCCCATATGATGCACCTCCGGCAGACAGCAACCGGTACAAGCAACCCATTATGATCAGTAATGTGAAGGTGTGGAATGGCCGGATATTAAATACCGGTAAAGATGGTATTCAGATTTCAGCCTGTAAGAATATAGAGGTCTATCAAAACGAAGTTGTCAACTGGGCATCTGTCAATGTTCCTGACAGAGCCAATCATAACGGCGGGATTCTGATCGGCGGACGGTCTGAAACCAGCAATGTTCACGACAATATCACCCATGATGCCTGGGGAGAACACTTTCAGTTTTATGGCACCGGTACCGGACATATCTTCAAAAACAACCTTTGCTATAATACAGACGCATCGAATGTTAGCGGCGATATGGCCTCCATCGCTGCAAGGTCCGGCTCCAATAACACAGAAAATCATCCGGGCCAGGTTACAGTGGAAGGAAATACATTTTCCAGATGTGGGAACGGGTCACTGGTAAGGGTAAACGGATATAACAATAAATCCGGTGGCGTGACCGGCACCGACAATCTGCAGGTGATCCTGAAACGAAATATCCTGATGGCTCCGCGGAACAATGCCGGTGGCGATAATTATGACAGCTTCTATGTATACACGGAAAATCCGCAGGATTATGGATACGACAAAATTGTAACCAGACCATTGGCAGGGGCTGATGCAAATGTTCAATACCTCACCATGGCGATAGCCAACGTAGATACCAACAACTATTACCTGCCCAACAATTCGACTGTTATACAAGGGTTCAGGAAAACCAAACCTGTAGGTCCCCAGGCTGTAACGGGCGCATCTGTGATCGTTACACCAAACGCAGCAACTACAGCAGTGACCAATATGGTGAGCGGCGTATATGTGTTCAGGTTAGTAGCCGGAAATACACTGGGCCAATACAAGAGCAGCACTGTTCAGGTGACGGTGACGCTGTAAAATAAGCTATGTAGTCTTTGAAGCGCTGGCAACAACAGCTACCAGCGCTTTTCATTTACTTATATTCGATATTAAGATTGTATTTATAAAGCAATCCTGAAAGATTAAATGCAGAAAACTTGGCTTTCTTCATCTTATTAAATTCCGGATCTATTCCAAAATTCTGCGCCATTCTAAAATCTGCTTTTTCCAGAATAGTTTTTGAAAACCGCGCCATTGTCAAATCCGAATTTTTAAAGTCAGCGCACGTAAGATCTGCTTCTGAAAAATCTACTTCTTTTAAGGAGCAATTATGAAAGAGCGTTTTTCTCAACCTCGTTCCTAAAAAAGTAGAATAGTCCAGTATACATTCATAAAATGAGAAAGAAAACATAAACCTGTTACACTGGGTAAAATCAACGCCCAACATTTTACAGCCGGTAAAGTGGGCATCTCTGAAACCCGCACCGTCCAGCGTTACGATGGAGAAATTACATTGCCTAAAATGACAATCTTCAAAATTGTTATCACGTAAATCACTCCTTGAAAAATCACAATCGATAAACTCACATTGCACAAACTCTCTGTTCTCCAATCTTCTTCCTGCATAATCCACATCAGAGAATGTTTTCTGTTGATGCAGGATTGATCCGTTTGACTTACCCATAAACAATGATATTTTCTGTACTACTGCCATTTTTCAAATACTTCCATATTTATGCCTGGTTTCCTCGTAAGTGCCGGTTAAAACACAACTCATCCATATGCTGACTTTTGAAAATAATCTCCTGAT
The Chitinophaga varians genome window above contains:
- a CDS encoding pentapeptide repeat-containing protein, coding for MGKSNGSILHQQKTFSDVDYAGRRLENREFVQCEFIDCDFSRSDLRDNNFEDCHFRQCNFSIVTLDGAGFRDAHFTGCKMLGVDFTQCNRFMFSFSFYECILDYSTFLGTRLRKTLFHNCSLKEVDFSEADLTCADFKNSDLTMARFSKTILEKADFRMAQNFGIDPEFNKMKKAKFSAFNLSGLLYKYNLNIEYK